From one Verrucomicrobiota bacterium genomic stretch:
- the rpsJ gene encoding 30S ribosomal protein S10, producing MAQRIRIKLRSFDYRLVDQSAVEIVDTAKRSGARVVGPVPLPTRRERFTVNRSPHIHKKSMDQFELQEHDRLIDIHDPTADTVDSLRRLNLPAGVDIMINV from the coding sequence ATGGCACAGAGAATTAGAATTAAGTTGAGGAGTTTTGATTACCGTCTCGTTGATCAGTCGGCGGTGGAGATTGTCGATACGGCGAAGCGTTCAGGTGCACGTGTCGTTGGGCCTGTTCCGTTGCCGACGCGACGTGAACGTTTTACGGTGAATCGTTCGCCTCATATTCATAAAAAATCGATGGATCAGTTCGAGCTCCAGGAGCACGATCGCCTCATTGACATACACGATCCAACGGCGGACACGGTTGATTCGCTGCGGCGCTTGAATCTGCCAGCAGGGGTCGACATTATGATTAATGTTTGA
- the fusA gene encoding elongation factor G, which translates to MANEKISSANASTRKAPLEYTRNIGIAAHIDAGKTTTTERILYYAGVVHKMGEVHEGTAVTDWMEQERERGITITSAAISCGWRTSVGPFKGINHQINLIDTPGHVDFTAEVERSLRVLDGAVGVFCAVAGVQPQSETVWRQMDKYRVPRIAFINKMDRTGANFLGAIEDIRTKLGKNAHPLYLNIGAEDNFDGLVDLIERRAFIYDKTDVLGERFHTVEIPEEYKEQAEKYRESLIEALADYDDHLAEKYLGGEEITSDEIRSAVRKATLSLDFVGVIPGSAFKKRGVQMLLDAVVDYLPSPLDLPPTKAYADDGGEIDIRPDDSAKMTALGFKLMSDPYVGKLVFCRVYSGQLKKGDTVYNPRTRKTERVSRLMIMKADAREDIEVAYSGDICAIIGVKGIATGDTLCDRSFNGVLEPPTFPEPVISMSIEPKSKADQEKLALGLQSLSEEDPTFKVTSNPETGQTLISGMGELHLDIIRDRLFREFNVDATAGRPQIAYRETITKEATGEGKFIRQSGGRGQYGHAVIKMEPVKRGEGTSVLNEIVGGVIPKEYIKPTQDGIFEGSTNGVVAGYPVVDFCAHIVDGSFHEVDSSEMAFKMAGIFAFKDAMKKAGPILLEPIMKVEVSTPEEYQGDVIGDLNRRRGQIQSMETKGALANITAFVPLEMMFGYATDVRSLTKGRASYSMEPSHFEQVPSNLLQQIVESASRGAARS; encoded by the coding sequence ATGGCGAACGAGAAAATTTCTTCAGCGAATGCGTCGACGCGTAAGGCTCCGCTCGAGTACACGCGTAACATCGGGATTGCAGCCCACATTGATGCTGGAAAGACAACGACTACCGAGCGCATTTTGTATTATGCTGGTGTTGTCCATAAGATGGGTGAAGTCCATGAAGGAACGGCTGTAACCGACTGGATGGAGCAGGAGCGTGAACGTGGTATTACGATTACTTCCGCTGCCATTAGCTGTGGATGGAGGACGAGTGTTGGGCCTTTTAAAGGCATCAATCACCAAATTAATTTAATTGATACACCAGGGCACGTCGATTTTACCGCTGAGGTAGAACGTTCGCTGCGTGTCTTAGATGGCGCCGTTGGGGTATTTTGTGCAGTTGCCGGCGTACAACCACAGTCCGAGACTGTTTGGCGCCAAATGGATAAGTACCGCGTTCCACGCATTGCGTTCATCAATAAGATGGATCGCACGGGCGCGAACTTTTTAGGTGCGATCGAAGATATCCGCACAAAGCTCGGTAAAAACGCACATCCGCTTTATCTCAACATCGGTGCGGAAGATAATTTTGATGGGCTCGTTGATCTAATCGAGAGGCGGGCCTTTATTTATGACAAGACCGATGTCCTTGGGGAGCGCTTCCATACGGTTGAGATTCCGGAGGAGTATAAGGAGCAAGCTGAGAAATATCGTGAGTCGCTCATAGAAGCGCTCGCCGATTACGACGATCATCTTGCCGAAAAATACCTCGGAGGTGAGGAAATTACATCTGATGAAATTCGATCAGCGGTTCGTAAGGCGACGCTTTCGCTCGACTTTGTTGGTGTTATTCCCGGGAGTGCCTTTAAGAAGCGCGGTGTTCAGATGCTGCTCGATGCGGTCGTAGATTATCTGCCATCACCCCTCGACTTACCGCCGACTAAGGCCTACGCGGATGATGGCGGAGAAATTGATATTCGTCCTGATGATAGCGCAAAAATGACGGCGCTCGGGTTTAAGTTAATGAGCGACCCGTACGTCGGAAAGCTCGTGTTCTGTCGCGTTTACAGTGGGCAGCTGAAAAAAGGCGATACGGTTTATAATCCAAGAACGCGTAAGACGGAACGTGTCAGCCGCTTAATGATCATGAAGGCCGATGCTCGCGAGGACATCGAAGTGGCTTATTCAGGCGATATTTGTGCAATTATCGGTGTCAAAGGTATCGCAACTGGGGATACTCTTTGTGATCGTTCCTTTAATGGTGTCCTTGAGCCACCGACCTTCCCAGAACCTGTTATTAGTATGTCGATCGAGCCGAAGTCGAAAGCCGATCAAGAAAAGCTAGCGCTCGGGCTTCAGAGTCTTTCCGAAGAAGACCCAACGTTCAAAGTGACGTCAAATCCGGAAACCGGCCAGACCCTTATTTCGGGAATGGGTGAGTTGCACTTAGATATTATCCGCGATCGTCTGTTCCGGGAATTTAATGTTGATGCGACTGCGGGACGTCCACAAATTGCTTATCGTGAAACGATCACAAAAGAAGCGACCGGTGAAGGAAAGTTCATTCGTCAGTCCGGTGGTCGTGGTCAGTATGGTCATGCAGTAATTAAAATGGAGCCGGTGAAGCGCGGAGAGGGGACTTCTGTGCTCAACGAAATCGTCGGTGGTGTTATTCCTAAAGAGTATATCAAGCCGACCCAAGACGGAATTTTTGAGGGTTCGACCAATGGTGTTGTCGCGGGATATCCAGTGGTTGATTTTTGCGCACATATCGTTGATGGAAGTTTCCATGAAGTCGATTCCTCGGAAATGGCCTTTAAAATGGCCGGTATCTTTGCGTTCAAGGATGCGATGAAAAAAGCCGGACCGATTTTGTTGGAGCCGATCATGAAGGTCGAGGTCTCGACACCAGAAGAGTATCAGGGTGATGTGATTGGTGATCTCAATCGCCGTCGCGGACAGATTCAAAGCATGGAGACGAAAGGAGCACTTGCCAACATCACGGCATTTGTTCCGTTGGAGATGATGTTCGGATATGCGACGGATGTGCGTTCGTTGACGAAAGGGCGTGCAAGCTATTCGATGGAGCCCTCGCATTTCGAGCAGGTTCCATCAAACTTGTTGCAGCAGATTGTCGAGAGCGCAAGTCGTGGCGCCGCGCGGTCGTAA
- the rpsG gene encoding 30S ribosomal protein S7 produces the protein MSRRRRAEKREFAKDPRFNSSLIGQLVNIVMERGKRSLACSIVYGALEHASEELAKGDPIEILLGVLENARPKVEVKSRRVGGATYQVPVEVPYVRQQSLVFRWLVESAKSRKGKAMREALGQEIVDAYNNTGNVVKKKAEMHRMAQANRAFAHFVW, from the coding sequence ATGTCGCGACGTCGTAGAGCAGAGAAGCGGGAATTTGCGAAGGACCCCCGGTTTAACAGTTCACTCATCGGGCAGCTCGTAAATATTGTCATGGAGCGTGGAAAACGTTCACTTGCGTGTTCGATTGTCTATGGTGCTTTAGAGCATGCGAGTGAGGAGCTTGCCAAGGGAGATCCGATTGAAATTTTACTTGGTGTTTTAGAAAATGCCCGGCCGAAGGTTGAGGTAAAGAGCCGTCGTGTTGGCGGTGCGACTTACCAGGTACCGGTTGAGGTTCCGTACGTTCGTCAACAGAGTCTTGTCTTCCGTTGGCTCGTGGAGTCGGCGAAATCCCGTAAGGGGAAGGCGATGCGGGAAGCACTGGGGCAAGAGATTGTTGATGCCTATAATAATACGGGTAATGTCGTAAAAAAGAAGGCCGAGATGCACCGGATGGCGCAAGCGAACCGGGCATTTGCGCACTTCGTATGGTAA
- the rpsL gene encoding 30S ribosomal protein S12 has product MPTINQLVKSPRVNVRGKSKAPALRKNPFRRGVCIQVMTRTPKKPNSAIRKVAKVRLTSGFEVIAYIPDEGHSLQEHSIVLVRGGRVKDLPGVRYHIVRGALDCSGVEKRRRSRSKYGVKRPKGAKK; this is encoded by the coding sequence ATGCCTACCATTAATCAGTTAGTTAAGTCGCCGCGTGTAAACGTCCGTGGAAAATCGAAGGCGCCGGCGTTACGTAAAAATCCATTTCGGCGGGGAGTCTGTATTCAGGTGATGACCCGTACGCCTAAGAAACCGAATTCAGCGATTCGTAAAGTTGCGAAAGTCCGGTTAACCAGTGGTTTTGAAGTCATTGCATACATTCCCGACGAAGGGCATAGTCTTCAAGAGCACAGCATTGTACTGGTACGAGGTGGGCGTGTGAAGGACCTTCCGGGTGTACGGTATCACATTGTACGCGGTGCGCTCGACTGTTCGGGTGTTGAAAAACGGCGTCGGAGTCGTTCGAAGTACGGGGTAAAACGGCCGAAAGGGGCAAAGAAATAG
- the trpB gene encoding tryptophan synthase subunit beta produces MDFSRYLKDYPDAEGRFGNYGGAYLPSELVPAFQDITKAYWTVSQSSQFISELRRIQKEFQGRPTPVYHCERLSKKLGLGQIYLKREDLNHTGAHKLNHCIGESLLAKFLGKKRVIAETGAGQHGVAMATAAAFFGLECTIYMGEVDIEKQAPNVARMKVLGAEVVPVTAGLKTLKEAVDAAFEDYLKNYRETIYCIGSAVGPHPFPMIVRDFQRVVGVEAREQFLEMTGTLPDVVVACVGGGSNSIGMFEAFLGDPVEIVGVEPLGRGEQMGDHAASMRYGSEGVMHGFNSIMLKDPKGNPAPVYSIASGLDYPSVGPEHAFLHDIGRVQYDTVSDEEAVDAFFKLSRYEGIIPALESAHAVAYAMRRVKDMDHGSILVNLSGRGDKDLDYVIEHYGFGERYRDFPVQK; encoded by the coding sequence ATGGATTTTTCACGTTATCTTAAAGATTATCCAGATGCGGAAGGCCGGTTTGGCAATTACGGGGGCGCTTATCTGCCCTCAGAGTTGGTGCCGGCGTTTCAGGATATCACTAAGGCTTATTGGACGGTCAGTCAATCGTCACAGTTTATCAGCGAGTTGCGCCGAATTCAGAAAGAGTTTCAGGGTCGGCCGACACCGGTTTATCATTGCGAGCGGTTGTCGAAGAAACTCGGATTGGGACAGATTTATCTCAAGCGAGAGGATCTTAACCATACCGGGGCACATAAGCTGAATCACTGTATCGGTGAAAGTTTGTTGGCGAAGTTTTTAGGCAAAAAACGTGTTATCGCAGAAACGGGGGCCGGACAGCATGGGGTGGCCATGGCGACGGCAGCAGCGTTCTTTGGTTTGGAGTGTACGATCTACATGGGAGAGGTCGATATCGAGAAACAGGCGCCAAATGTTGCCCGGATGAAGGTCTTGGGTGCCGAGGTCGTTCCGGTGACGGCAGGGCTCAAAACGCTGAAAGAGGCGGTTGATGCGGCATTTGAGGATTATCTTAAAAACTATAGAGAGACGATCTATTGTATCGGTTCAGCAGTGGGGCCGCATCCGTTCCCGATGATCGTGCGCGATTTTCAGCGGGTTGTTGGGGTGGAAGCTCGGGAGCAGTTTTTAGAGATGACTGGGACACTGCCAGATGTTGTCGTAGCCTGTGTAGGCGGCGGGAGTAATTCGATTGGGATGTTTGAGGCTTTTTTAGGGGATCCGGTTGAAATCGTTGGCGTTGAGCCATTGGGGCGTGGTGAGCAGATGGGGGATCATGCGGCGTCGATGCGTTACGGTTCGGAGGGTGTGATGCATGGATTTAACAGTATTATGCTCAAAGATCCCAAGGGCAATCCGGCGCCGGTGTATTCCATTGCAAGTGGGCTCGATTATCCATCCGTTGGTCCCGAGCATGCCTTTTTACACGATATAGGACGGGTGCAGTATGATACAGTGAGCGATGAAGAGGCAGTCGATGCGTTTTTTAAATTGTCACGCTATGAGGGAATTATTCCAGCACTTGAAAGTGCACATGCCGTTGCCTATGCGATGCGTCGTGTCAAAGATATGGATCATGGATCGATTCTGGTCAATCTAAGTGGTAGGGGAGATAAAGATCTCGATTATGTGATTGAGCATTATGGGTTCGGAGAACGTTATCGAGATTTCCCGGTACAGAAGTAA
- the rpoC gene encoding DNA-directed RNA polymerase subunit beta' has product MSTEEVREFLGFNQESDFDTVAISLASPDAIRSWSKGEVKNPETINYRTFKPEPGGLFCQRIFGPVKDYECACGKYKRIKYKGVVCDRCGVEVTLSKTRREHMGHVELAVPIAHIWFLKSLPSRLGLFLDMSVRDIEKVVYYESYMVTDPGMTPLKKGQLLQEAEYDLLRSEYGDDAFIAKMGAVAVREILSEMDLEEMVYNIQEEMYATNAKQTKKKLAKRLKLVSGFLRSGSRPEWMILEALPILPPDLRPLVPLDGGRFATSDLNDLYRRVINRNNRLKSLMQLKTPDVIIHNEMRMLQEAVDALFDNGRHGKSVLGAGNRPLKSLGDMLKGKQGRFRQNLLGKRVDYSGRSVIVIGPELKLHQCGLPKKMALVLFEPFIIRRLKELGFVHTVRSARKMIERQDPEVWDILEEVTREHPILLNRAPTLHRLSIQAFEPILIEGEAIRLHPLVCTPFNADFDGDQMAVHVPLSIEAVMECKLLMMATHNMFSPSSGKPILTPSQDIILGIYYLTYEPRYDDSKRIPIMGSVEEVLMAEAQGAVTKHDWIYIENPDYDRETLYGNRKDRLLKTTVGRVIFNQIFPKDLGFVNVSVGKGKLGDLIMGTYKVAGQKEAVAMLDRLKNLGFYTAMKAGLSIGVNDMIVPPEKDEVIADARQKVDEVDRQFKKGIITTGERHNKIVDIWTNATDEVAQVVFDRLMKNEGRDYINPVYLMMDSGARGNRQQVRQLCGMRGLMATPSGEIIERPILSSFREGLSVLEYFISTHGARKGLADTALKTADAGYMTRKLCDVAMDCIVECEDDGNRNGIWKQAIMDGDSEVVSLQERIAGRCAAEDVTNPTNPEEKFVCSGELITPAIAQKIEEAGIERVKVLSPLTGMNNNGIPAVAYGIDPATNQMVAPGSAVGIIAAQSIGEPGTQLTLRTFHVGGVANKFLKAPEHRAKADGVLHQEGLKLVRTAEGASIVLNRTGRLILSDQRGQEIESYGIVPGTVLLQEDGVSVKKDDLIAAWDPHNVPIIAEFSGRIQFKDIISGITVKRDIDEASGRITTVVIEHKEELVPTIEIVDDEGKVTAAYQIPTGAQVLVEEGNQILGGSLLAKTPRSASKTQDITGGLPRVAELFEARRPKEAAEMAKIDGVVSFGGMIRNKKRVWVTDTETGHREEHLIPHGTNLVVHEGDFVNRGQNLTEGAADPHEILNILGASAVQEYLISEVQKVYRMQGVTINDKHIELVVARMLRKVRVTDPGDSDFFWGEQIEKDEFYAKNREIIEAGGKAADAEPVLLGITKSSLETESFISAASFQETTRVLTDAATLGKVDELRGFKENVIMGHLIPAGSGLPTYRRLKVQPVELAETPEAEAPEISAIDTMEVVMSTY; this is encoded by the coding sequence ATGAGTACCGAAGAAGTTAGGGAGTTTTTGGGTTTTAACCAGGAGAGCGATTTTGATACTGTAGCGATTTCGCTTGCATCGCCCGATGCGATCCGTTCGTGGTCGAAAGGCGAGGTCAAAAATCCGGAGACGATTAATTATCGGACATTTAAGCCGGAACCCGGCGGGTTATTTTGCCAACGAATTTTCGGGCCGGTGAAGGACTACGAGTGCGCTTGCGGAAAATACAAACGCATTAAGTACAAGGGTGTCGTCTGTGACCGTTGTGGCGTTGAAGTAACACTATCTAAAACGCGTCGGGAACACATGGGGCATGTCGAGCTCGCGGTGCCTATTGCGCACATCTGGTTTTTAAAGAGCTTACCCAGCCGTCTGGGGTTGTTTTTGGATATGTCGGTTCGGGATATCGAAAAGGTAGTCTACTATGAGAGCTACATGGTGACCGATCCCGGGATGACGCCGTTGAAAAAGGGGCAGCTTTTGCAAGAAGCGGAGTACGATTTATTGCGCAGCGAATACGGCGATGACGCGTTTATCGCAAAAATGGGAGCGGTTGCGGTTCGTGAGATTTTGTCGGAAATGGACCTCGAGGAGATGGTATACAACATCCAAGAGGAGATGTACGCGACCAACGCCAAGCAGACGAAAAAAAAGCTAGCGAAACGGCTCAAATTGGTCTCTGGTTTTTTGCGTTCGGGATCACGCCCGGAGTGGATGATTCTTGAAGCGCTCCCAATTTTACCGCCAGATTTGCGTCCTCTTGTTCCGCTCGATGGCGGCCGGTTTGCGACGAGCGATCTAAACGACCTCTACCGTCGGGTAATTAACCGCAATAACCGCTTAAAAAGCCTGATGCAGCTCAAGACACCGGATGTCATTATCCATAATGAGATGCGGATGCTCCAGGAAGCGGTCGATGCGCTCTTTGATAATGGACGTCATGGAAAATCCGTCCTCGGTGCTGGCAATCGTCCCTTAAAGTCGCTGGGCGATATGCTAAAAGGAAAACAGGGACGTTTTCGTCAAAATCTGCTCGGAAAGCGCGTCGACTACAGTGGCCGTTCGGTCATCGTTATCGGGCCCGAATTAAAACTACACCAATGTGGTCTTCCGAAAAAGATGGCTCTTGTGCTGTTTGAGCCCTTTATTATCCGGCGTCTTAAGGAGTTAGGTTTTGTCCACACCGTTCGAAGTGCACGGAAGATGATCGAGCGCCAAGACCCCGAAGTATGGGATATTTTAGAAGAAGTAACGCGTGAACATCCGATTCTCCTGAACCGTGCGCCGACGCTACACCGTCTTTCGATCCAGGCCTTTGAACCGATCCTCATCGAAGGAGAAGCAATTCGCCTACATCCGCTCGTTTGTACACCATTTAACGCAGACTTCGATGGTGACCAGATGGCAGTCCATGTACCGTTATCCATAGAAGCTGTGATGGAGTGTAAACTCCTGATGATGGCGACGCATAACATGTTTTCGCCGTCGAGCGGAAAGCCAATTTTGACGCCTTCGCAAGATATTATCTTGGGCATCTACTATCTCACCTACGAGCCCCGTTACGATGATTCCAAGCGCATCCCAATTATGGGAAGTGTCGAGGAAGTCCTTATGGCCGAAGCCCAAGGCGCGGTTACAAAGCATGATTGGATCTATATCGAGAACCCCGATTATGACCGCGAGACACTCTACGGGAATCGCAAGGATCGACTCCTCAAAACGACCGTTGGTCGTGTGATTTTTAATCAGATTTTCCCGAAAGATTTAGGCTTTGTGAATGTCTCTGTCGGAAAGGGTAAACTTGGGGACCTCATCATGGGTACCTACAAGGTAGCTGGACAAAAAGAGGCAGTCGCGATGCTCGATCGACTCAAAAACCTCGGGTTCTATACCGCTATGAAAGCGGGTCTCTCCATCGGAGTCAACGATATGATCGTTCCACCCGAAAAGGACGAGGTGATAGCCGATGCACGTCAAAAAGTCGACGAAGTCGATCGTCAGTTTAAGAAAGGTATTATTACCACAGGTGAACGACATAACAAGATTGTCGATATCTGGACGAATGCCACTGACGAAGTCGCGCAGGTCGTCTTCGATCGCCTGATGAAAAATGAGGGCCGCGATTACATCAACCCGGTTTACTTGATGATGGATTCTGGCGCCCGCGGTAACCGGCAGCAGGTCCGTCAGCTCTGTGGTATGCGTGGTCTCATGGCAACACCATCCGGCGAAATCATCGAGCGACCGATTCTCTCCTCGTTCCGTGAGGGTTTATCGGTTCTGGAGTACTTTATTTCAACACACGGTGCACGTAAAGGACTTGCCGATACCGCGCTCAAAACGGCCGATGCGGGATACATGACACGTAAGCTTTGTGATGTTGCGATGGATTGTATCGTAGAATGTGAAGATGATGGCAATCGAAATGGTATTTGGAAACAGGCGATCATGGATGGCGATTCCGAGGTTGTGAGTTTGCAGGAACGCATTGCCGGGCGCTGTGCGGCCGAAGATGTTACCAATCCGACCAATCCCGAAGAAAAGTTTGTTTGTAGCGGTGAACTCATTACACCAGCAATTGCCCAAAAGATCGAAGAAGCGGGGATCGAACGTGTTAAAGTTCTGTCACCATTAACCGGGATGAATAATAACGGTATCCCTGCAGTGGCATACGGAATTGATCCAGCGACAAACCAGATGGTCGCTCCGGGATCGGCCGTCGGAATTATCGCTGCACAATCAATTGGGGAACCAGGAACACAGCTAACGCTTCGAACTTTCCACGTCGGTGGTGTTGCGAATAAGTTCCTGAAAGCTCCAGAGCATCGTGCCAAGGCGGATGGTGTTCTCCATCAAGAAGGATTGAAGCTTGTTCGAACAGCTGAGGGTGCGAGTATTGTACTCAATCGGACCGGGCGGTTGATTTTATCGGATCAGCGGGGGCAGGAGATTGAAAGTTACGGAATTGTTCCAGGAACCGTTCTGTTGCAAGAGGATGGTGTGAGTGTCAAGAAAGACGACCTTATTGCGGCTTGGGATCCACATAATGTGCCGATTATCGCGGAGTTTTCCGGGCGTATCCAATTTAAAGATATCATCTCTGGCATTACGGTGAAGCGTGATATCGATGAAGCCAGCGGGCGTATTACGACAGTGGTCATTGAACACAAGGAAGAGCTTGTACCGACCATTGAGATTGTCGACGATGAGGGCAAAGTAACCGCAGCTTATCAGATTCCGACGGGGGCGCAGGTACTGGTTGAAGAAGGGAATCAGATCCTTGGAGGGTCGCTATTGGCGAAAACACCGAGATCAGCTTCTAAGACGCAGGATATTACCGGTGGTTTGCCGCGGGTAGCGGAGCTGTTTGAAGCACGTCGACCGAAAGAAGCCGCGGAGATGGCAAAGATCGATGGGGTTGTTTCGTTCGGCGGAATGATCCGTAATAAGAAGCGTGTCTGGGTGACCGATACCGAAACAGGGCATCGCGAGGAACATCTGATTCCGCATGGGACAAATCTTGTGGTCCATGAAGGTGATTTCGTGAATCGCGGGCAGAACCTGACGGAAGGTGCGGCCGATCCGCATGAGATTCTCAATATCTTGGGAGCTTCGGCAGTCCAGGAATACCTGATTTCTGAGGTTCAGAAGGTCTATCGGATGCAGGGCGTGACAATTAACGATAAACATATCGAGCTGGTGGTCGCACGGATGCTGAGAAAGGTCCGCGTAACGGATCCTGGGGATTCAGATTTCTTCTGGGGTGAGCAGATCGAAAAAGATGAGTTTTACGCCAAGAACCGGGAGATTATCGAGGCCGGCGGTAAGGCAGCGGATGCGGAACCGGTGCTGTTGGGGATTACGAAATCTTCGCTAGAGACCGAAAGCTTTATTTCGGCGGCTTCCTTCCAGGAGACGACACGTGTTTTGACGGATGCGGCAACCTTGGGGAAGGTCGATGAACTGCGTGGGTTTAAAGAGAACGTCATTATGGGACATTTGATTCCGGCGGGCAGTGGTTTGCCGACGTATCGGCGTCTCAAAGTGCAGCCAGTGGAACTTGCCGAGACGCCTGAGGCAGAAGCACCTGAGATCAGTGCGATTGATACCATGGAAGTGGTGATGTCGACGTATTGA